The window CGGCCGGGGAACGCCTTTCCTTCGCGCAGGACGACGTCGTCCTGAATGGACACGCGGTCGAGGCGCGGGTGTACGCCGAGGACCCGGCGCGCGGGTTCATCCCGACCGGTGGGACGGTGCTGGCGGTGCACGAGCCGTCCGGTGACGGCGTCCGCGTCGACTCGTGGATGACGCGCGGCGCGGTGATCGGCTCGAACTACGACCCGATGCTGGCCAAGGTCATCGCCTGGGGCCCGGACCGGGCCTCGGCGCTGCACCGGCTCGACCGCGCGCTGGCGGACACGGCGCTGCTGGGCGTCGGCACGAACACCGCGTTCCTGCGCGGGCTGCTGGCCGACGACGACGTCCGGGCGGGCCGGCTCGACACGGAGCTGGTCGATCGCCGTCTGTCTACTTTGGTCTCTTCCGACGTGCCAGCCGAGTTCTTCGTCGCCGCCGCACTGGACCGGCTGCTGGAGCTGCAGCCGTCGGGGTCCGTGGTGGATCCGTGGGACGTGCCGGACGGCTGGCGGATGGGCGGGTCCGGCGGGGTGACGTTCCGGCTGAAGTCGGGGCAGGCCAAGGCCGTCGTCCGGGTGCAGGGCACGCCGTCCGACGCGACGGTGTTCGTCGACGACGCCGAGCCGGTCCAGGTCTCGGCACGGCGTGACGGTTCCACGTTGGAGATCCGGCACGCGGGTGGGTTCCACCGCTACCGCCAGGCCTGCGGTCCCGATCGGACGGTCTGGCTGGCGCGCGACGGGCTGAGCTTTCCCTTCGGGGAGCAGGAGTTCGTGCTGTCTTCGCGCGGCGAGGCCGCCGGGGCCGGGCCGGTCACCAGCCCGATGCCGGGCACGGTGCTCGTGGTGAAGGTCGCCGCCGGCGACGTCGTGCAGGCCGGGACGCCGTTGCTGGTGGTCGAAGCGATGAAGATGGAGCACACGGTCACCGCGCCGACCGACGGCGTGGTCAGCGAACTCCCCGTCCGGGCCGGCCAGCAGGTAGCGCTCGACGAAACCCTTGCCGTAGTGACGCCCCAAGAGGAGCAGCAGTGATCGACTTCCGCCTGGACGAGGAGTACGAAGCCCTCCGCAAGACCGTCGAGGACTTCGCGCACGCCGAGGTCGCGCCGGTCATCGGCGAGCTGTACGAGAAGGAGGAGTTCCCCTACGCGATCGTCGCGAAGATGGGGGAGATGGGCCTGTTCGGCCTGCCGTTCCCCGAGGAGTTCGGCGGCATGGGCGGCGACTACTTCGCGCTGTGCCTGGCGCTGGAAGAGCTGGCACGGGTCGACTCGTCGGTGGCGATCACCCTGGAGGCCGGCGTTTCGCTCGGCGCGATGCCGATCTTCCGCTTCGGGACGCAGGAGCAGAAGGAGAAGTGGCTGCCGTCGCTGTGCGAGGGCACGGCGCTGGGCGGTTTCGGCCTGACCGAACCGGGCGGCGGCTCGGACGCGGGCGCGACCCGCACCCGCGCCACTGTGGACGGTGACACCTGGGTCATCAACGGCAGCAAGGCGTTCATCACGAACTCGGGCACGGACATCACGCGCCTGGTCACGGTCACGGCGGTGACGGACGTGATGGAGAACGGCCGCAAGGAGATCTCGGCGATCATCGTCCCGTCCGGCACGCCGGGCTTCGAGGTGGCGCCGAAGTACTCGAAGGTCGGCTGGAACTGCTCGGACACGCACGAGCTGTCCTTTTCGGACGTCCGCGTCCCGGCGGAGAACCTGGTCGGCACGCGCGGCCGCGGGTACGCCCAGTTCCTGTCCATTTTGGACGAGGGTCGCGTCGCGATCGCGGCGCTGTCGGTGGGCCTGGCGCAGGGCTGCGTCGACGAGTGCCTGCAGTACGTGAAGGACCGCGTCGCGTTCGGCAAGCGGATCGGCGAATACCAGGCGATCCAGTTCAAGATCGCCGACATGGAGGTCCGCACGCACACGGCCCGCCTGGCGTACTACCAGGCGGCGTCCAAGATGCTGCGCGGCGAGCCGTTCAAGAAGGAGGCATCGATCGCGAAGCTGGTGGCCTCGAACGCGGCTATGGACAACGCCCGCGACGCGACCCAGATCTTCGGCGGCTACGGCTTCATGAACGAGTTCCCGGTGAGCAGGTTCTACCGCGACGCGAAGATCCTGGAGATCGGCGAGGGCACGAGCGAGGTCCAGAAGATGCTGATCTCGCGCCACCTCGGAGTCGCCTGAACTCGCCGCCGAGTCGAGGACGCCCTCACCATCGTCGAAGACGGCCCACGCGTGCTCGCGGTGCGGTAGACAGGGAGCATGGACAATACCGTCATCCGATCGGGTGATTCTGGGGACGCTGACACGCTACTGCGCTTCTTCGACGAAGCCGTCGAATGGCTCGTCGCGCGGGGCAGTGCGAAGCAGTGGGGGACCGAGCCGTGGAGCCGGGTCCCGAAGCGCGTCGAGCGGGTCAAGGGCATGGCCGCGGACCCGGGCCTGCGCATCGCCGTGGTCGACGGCGAGCCGGCCGGGGCGCTGATCGTCTCCGAGGAGCACGACCCGCACGTGCCGGCCGTCGACGAGCGTGAGCTGTACGTGCGGCTGCTGATCACGTCGCGGCGATTCGCCGGGCGGCGCGTCGGCGGCCGGCTCGTCGAATACGCGCTCGACGAGGCGCGGCGGCGCGGCATCGACCTCGTGCGCGTCGACTGCTGGGCCGGCGGCGACGGCGAGCTGCAGCGCTACTACGAGAGCCAGGGCTTCAAGCCGACCGTCCGGTTCCACGTCGAAGACTGGGTCGGGCAGGTGCTCGAGCAACGCGTGGGGTAGCGCGGACGTGAGCCAGGGGAGACACTGTTGACGCGGTGCCAACAGACGAAGGAGTCGCCATGGCCGAGGAGCTCGCGGGCAAGGTCGTCGTCATCACCGGCGGCGGGCAGGGGATCGGCGCGGCGACCGCGTCGGCGCTGGCCCGGCTGGGCGCGCGGGTGGTGATCGGCGACCTCGACCAGGTCCGGGCCGAGAAAACCGCAGGCGATCTGGACGCCGAGGCGCTGCCGCTCGACGTCACCGACATCCGCGGCTTCACCGCGTTCCTCGACGAGGTCGAGCGCCGCCACGGCCGGATCGACGTCCTGATCAACAACGCGGGGATCATGCCGCTGGGCGAGCTCGAGGCCGAGAGCGACGCGACGACCCGCGCCCAGCTGGAGATCAACCTGCACGCCGTCATCCACGGCACGCGCGAAGCGATGAAGCGGATGCGGCCGCGGCGGTCCGGGCACATCGTCAACGTCGCGTCGTTCGCGGGCAAGGCCGGTTTCCCCGGCGCGGCGACGTACTGCGCGACCAAGCACGCCGTCGTCGGGCTGTCCGAAGCGGTGCACCTGGAGCTGCACGGGTCCGGTGTGCACGTTTCGTGCGTGCTGCCCGCGATCGTCCGGACGGAGCTGGCGAGCGGCCTGGGCGAGGCGAGGTTCTTCAAGTCCTCGCGGCCGGAAGATGTGGCCGACGCCATCGTGTCCACGCTGCGCAAGCCTCGTTTCGAGGTCTTCGTCCCCCGGTCCGTGGGAACTATGGGCAAGCTCACCCGGCTGCTGCCGCGCCGGGCCGGTGAAGCACTGGCCCGTGCTTTGAAAGCGGATCGGCTTTTGGCTTCAGCGGCCCATTCTCCGGCTCGCGCGGACTACGAAGCGCGCGCCGCGGAGAGTGCCCCCGGAGCGGGCACGGAGTAACTCGGACGGCCTAGCGACTGAGGCTTATTCCGGTTAGCCCGCCGCACCCCGCGCGCAAAGCCGCTGAGCAGCGCGGATGTCATGCGGCGGGCGACGGCTGAATAAGCCTCACTGTCCGATTTGGACGTGGCCGGTGTTGAGTCCACCGGTCTGACCGGGCAAGATTGACCGGAAGTGCCCGGGGGACGTCGCAGGAGGCTCGAGAGATGGTTTCACCGCCCGCACGGCTGGCCGCTGCGGCGTCGAACGTGGTCGGCAAGGTGCTGCACGGCGGTGTCGCCGACCTGCGCCCGATGCCGCGGGTGCTGATCGACCAGGGGCCCAACCGCTCGGTGTACCGGATGACGCACAGCAGCCGCCCGGTGTCCGGGCCGCCGATCCTGCTCGTGCCGCCGCTGGCCGCGCCGGCGATCTGCTTCGACCTGCGCCGCGGCTGCAGCCTGCTCGAGCACCTGGTCGAGGGCGGCCGCAACGCGTACCTCGTCGACTACGGCATGGTCGCGTTCTCGGACCGGCGCCTGGGCATCGAGCACTGGATCGACGAGGTCCTGCCGCGGGCGATCCGCAAGGTGAGCGCCGACGCCGGCGGGCAGCCCGTGCACCTGGTGTCGTGGTCGCTGGGCGGGATCTTCTCGCTGCTGGTGAACGCCGACCAGCCGAACCTCCCGATCGCGTCGATCACGGCGATCGGCTCCCCGGTGGACTTCACGGCGATCCCGATCGTGGCGCCGTTCCGCCCGCTGGTCGACCTGACGAACGGCCACCTCCTGACCCCGATCTACCGCGCGTTCGGCGGCGCACCGTCCTATTTGGTCAGCCGTGTGTTCCGCGCGACGGGCATCAGCAAGGAGATCACGAAGCCGATCGCGATCCTCTCGCACCTCGACGACCGCGACTACCTGGCGCAGATCGAGGCGGTCGACCACTTCATGAGCAACATGTACGCCTACCCGGGCCGTACGTTCGGCCAGCTGTACCACCGGCTGTTCCGCACGAACGACCTGGCGGAGGGCAAGGTGGATCTCAACGGGCGCATCATCTCGCTGTCGTCGGTCCGCGTCCCGACGCTGGTGGTGGCGGGCGAGAACGACACGATCGCCCCGCGGCCGTCGGTCGAGCGGGTCGTGGAGCTGCTGGACAAGGCCCCGGAGGTCCGCTTCAAGACGGCTCCGGGCGGTCACCTGGGCGTCCTGACCGGGCGGAAGGCCCGCGGCACGACGTGGCGCTACCTGGACGAGTTCCTCGACGACCAGATCTCTTGAACGCGCTGAAGGCCACCCCGAGGTCCGGGGTGGCCTTCAGCCGTTTCACTTCAGTTCGGCGGACGACTTCCCGAGGATCCGGCGAGCCACGATGAGCTGCTGAATCTGCTGCGTCCCCTCGAAGATGTCGAGGATCTTCGCGTCCCGAGCCCACTTCTCGAGCAGGGACTCCTCGCCGTAAGCCCCGGTCAGCTCGACGCACTTCAGCGCGATCTCCACCACCGAACGCCCCGCCTTGGCCTTCGCCATCGACGCCTGCAGCGAGTTCGGCTTGCGGTTGTCCGCCATCCACGCCGATTCCAGCGTCAGCAGGTACGCCGACTCGTAGTCCGCCTCCAGGCGAAGGAACTCAGCCGCCGCCGCGTGCTGGGAGTTCGCTGGGCGGTCGTAGTCGATCGGGACACCCGCGTCAGCGAGGATCGTCCGCGTCTCGTCCAGCGCCGCCCGTGCGACGCCGATCGCCATCGCCGCCACCAGCGGGCGGGTGTTGTCGAACGTCTGCATGACGCCCGCGAAGCCCTTGGCTGTGTCGATTTCCGGCGTCCCGAGCAGGTTTTCCTTCGGAACGCGGCAGTTCTCGAAGCGCAGCACCGCCGTGTCCGAAGCGCGGATGCCGAGCTTGTGCTCGACACGCACCACCTCGAAGCCCGGCGTGCCCTTCTCCACCACGAACGACTTGATCGCCGCGCGGCCCTTGGACTTGTCCAGCGTCGCCCACACGACCACCGCGTCCGCGCGCTCGCCCGACGTCACGAAGATCTTCTCGCCGTTGAGGACGTAGTGGTCGCCGTCGAGGCGGGCTGTCGTGCTGACCGCCGCGGAGTCCGAGCCGAACGCCGGCTCGGTGATCGCCATCGCCGCCCACATGCCGGAGAAGCGCTCGAGCTGCTCGTCCGTCGCCACCGAGCCGATCGCCGCGTTGCCGAGGCCCTGGCGCGGCATCGACAGCAGCAGGCCGACGTCACCCCAGCACATCTCGATCGTGCCGAGGACGACGTTCAGGTTGGCGCCGTTGCGGTTGCCCTTCTCGGCGTCGTCGGAGCCGGAGCGGCGGACCCCCGCCGCGCCCGCGCCGCCCTCGCCGGAGGAATTGAGGCCATCCAGCAGCGCTGCGAACATGTCCAGCTCGGCCGGGTACGTGTGTTCCGCGCGGTCGTACTTGCGCGAGATCGGCCGGAACACCTCGGCCGCGGCCTGGTACGCCTGGTTGATCAGCGCGCCGGCCTTCTGGGGAACTTCCAGGTTAATCATCGTTAACGCCTTTCCGAAGCCTAGAGAAGGACGGCGCCTTCCATGACGCCGATGGCGCGCAGGTCCCGGTACCAGCGCTCGACGGGGTGCTCCTTCACGAAGCCGTGCCCGCCCAGCAGCTGCACGCCCGCGCTGCCGATCTGCATGCCCTTGTCCACGGCCAGCTTCCGGGCCAGCGCGACCTCGCGGGCGTAGGACTTGCCCTGCTCCGCGCGTGCTGCCGCGCGCAGCGTGACCAGCCGCAGGCCCTCCAGCTCGATCGCGATGTCCGCGACGGAGAACGCCACCGCCTGCCGGTGACTGATCGGCTCGCCGAACGCGACGCGCTCGTTGACGTAAGGCACGACGTAGTCGAGGACGGCCTTCGCGGTGCCGGCGGCCAGTGCCGCCCAGCCCAGGCGCGAAAGCCGGACGACGTCGGTGAAGACGTCGAGCTTGCCGCCGCCGAGCAGCGCGCCCGCGGGCAGCGACACCTTCTCCAGGTGCAGCTTGCCGGTCGCGGCGCCGCGCAGGCCCATCGCCGGCTCCGCTTCGATGGTCACCCCGGCGTTCGACGACTCGACGAGGAACAGCGCCGGGCCGCGGCCTTCGAGGTCGGCCGACACGATGAACAGCTCGGCCTGCGCCGCGCGCGGGACCAGCGACTTCACGCCGTCGAGCTGGTAGCCCTTGGGCGTGCGACGCGCCTTCGTCTCGGGCTTGAACGGGTCGTACAGTGCCTTCTGCTCTTGCAACGCCAGCGCGGCAGCGGGCACGTTCTCGCCGACGAACGCGGGCAGGTAGTCGGCCTGCTGCTGCTCGTCGCCCCAGCTGACCAGCGCGGTGCTCACCGCGGACGGCGCGAGCACGGCCACGGCCAGGCCGAGGTCCCCGTGCGCGAGCGCTTCCGCGACGAGCGCGTTGGTGACGACCGAGCGTTCGGTGCCGACGCCGCCGAGCTCCTCGGGGATGCCGACCAGGCTGATGCCCAGCTCGGCGGCCCTGGCCAGCAGGCCTTCGGGTGCCTCGAGCTTGGCGTCGGCGTCCGCGGCGGCCGGGCGCAGCTGCTCGGCGGCGAACTCGGTCACCGTCTCGACGATGAGCTGCTGGTCCTCGCTCGGCGTGAGGTCGAACAGCCCGGTGTCGGGGGACGGCGCGAGCCGGGCGGGCTTGCCCAGCTTCTGCACCGACTTGAACGACCGGGTCGCCGCGCCGGCGACGCGGAAGCCGTTGCGCGTTCCCGCGGTGACCAGGCCTTCGATGGGCTTGCGCAGCCCTGCCCGATCGACGACCTTGCTCCCGGCCAGCCGGGTCAGCGCGGAAAGGCCCCAGCCCATCGCGTCCCGTTTTCTTGGCGCAGCCATGTGGCCCTCCATCCGTTACCTACTCGTGAGTAGGTTAACGCGGGAGGCGACGCGGCGCCAGTGTGGGCTCACTTACGAGTGAGTGCGGTGGACCTCCTGGCGCCAGCGGGCGAACGTGACTCGCTCGAAGCCGATCAGGCCGAGCACCAGACCGGCGACGACCAGCAGTAGCGCGGCGGCGGGCACGTGCTCCAGCAACGGCGTCGCCGCGACCACCAGGATCGCGACGACCAGCCGCTGGACGTTCCAGCTGCCGAGGTTGCGCTTGCGCAGGGAGCTCAGCGCGACCAGGTAGAGCGCGAGGCCACCGGTCAGCGTCCAGATCGGCACGCCGTGCAGGGCTTCGCCGGGCGAGTGGTGCTCGGTGTCGGCGATGTACAGGAAGGCTTTCTTCAGGCCGAGCGCGACGAGCACGATCCCGGCGATCAGCGGCAGGTGCAGGAACGTGTAGGAGTCGGTGGCGAGCTTCGTGCGCTCGATGCCGGTGGCCCGGGTCAGCCGGTGCTCGGAGACGCGCGCGACGACGTCGAAGTACGTCCACCACATCCCGGCGGCCAGCGCGAGCCCGCACACGGCGGCGCCCGCGACCAGCCACGACATCGGCAGCGGCCCGATCCCGATGCCGATCGCGACGATCGACTCCCCGAGCGCGATGATCACGATCAGCCCGAACCGCTCGGCGAAGTGCGCGGGCGAGTTCAGCCGCCAGCCCTCGGGCCCGCTGAGGTAGACGTTGAGGTAGTCGGCCAGCAGCGCGACGACCCACAGGCCCAGCTGCCACGGCCCGCTGAGCGCGGTGCTGACGCCCAGCAGCACGACGCTCGGCAGCAACCCGGCGAACATCTTGAGCAGAACGCGCCGCAACCCGGGATCGTGCCGCGCGGCGCCGAGGTAGGCGACGAGGTGCAGCAGCCGCACGAGCGCGTAGCAGACGACGAACAGCACCGGCGCGAACAACCCGCCGGGATGGTCGACGAAGGCCTCGGGAATGGTGAGCGAAACGAGGAACATCACGGCCATGGCCCCGAACATCGCCAGCCGCGCGATCCCGTGGTCGACGTGGATGGTGTTCCCGAGCCAGGCATAGCTGCACCAGCACCACCACAGGACGGCGAGCATGGCCAGCCCCTGCCCGACCCCGACGGGGCTCAGGTGGTCGGCCATCAACTGGGTGGTCTGGGTGATGGCGTAGACGAAGACCAGGTCGAAGAAGAGCTCGATGGTGGAGACGCGGTGGTCCTCATCCGCGCTCACCAGGTGCAGGCGTCTCGTGGGCACGCCGAATTATGGACGAAACAAGGACAACGAGGTCCGGTTTCCCGGTCACGCCCTGCGCGAACATGGCCGAGCGTGCATGGGTCTGGGACACTGGGCAACGGGACGTGGGGAGGTGCCGTGCACTCGGTTTCGGCTGCGCACCACAGGACGATCATGGCCGTCGACATCGCCGGCTACAACAACCCGAGCCGCACGATGGCGCACCTGCGCGAGGTGCACGAGGGACTCTGGTCGGTGCTCAAGGGCAGCTTCGCCGAGACGGGCGTCCCGTGGGACGTCTGCTTCGTGGAGAACACCGGCGACGGCGCGATGATCCTGCTCCCGCCGGAAATCGCGAAGGCGGACCTCGTCGCGCAGCTGCCCGAGCGCCTGCACGCCGAACTTCGCCGCTACAACGCGGTGCATTCCGAGCCGGCGCGGATCCAGCTGCGGGTCGCCTTGAACGCCGGCGAAGTGCAACGGGGCGGTCAGGGTGCGGTCGGCAAGGCCATCAGCGCCACGTTCCGCGTCCTCGACGCGCCCGCGGCGAAGGCCGCGCAGAAGGCCACCGGAGCGGACCTGGCCCTGTTGGCGTCCGACACGTTCTACCACGACGTCGTGGCCGAAGACCCGGCCGCGGCCGCCGGCGACTACGCGCGAATCCCGGTGTCCGTCAAGGAAACCAGCACGGTCGCGTGGTTGCGGTTGCTGGGCGTCCCCAAGGAACGCCCGCAAACGCCCAGTGCATCGGTGCCCGACTTCACCGCGCTCGTCGAAGCGCTCATGGACGTCCAGTGCGTCCGCAACAGCGACAGCCGGCGGCTGCTGCTGGAAATGTTCCCCCGCCGGGAGATCGCGTCGCAGGTCTCGTACTACCCGCAAGACCGGCTGCACGTGATCGCGCTGGCGACAACCTGCCTCCGCTTCGCGGGTGGCCTCCGGTGCCTGCTCGACGTCGTGCTGACGATCGATCCCCATTCCCCGGAGGTCGCGCGGCTGGCCGAGGTGATCGATCGGTGGCCGGAGGACCACTGACCCGCGCTCAGGCGACGCCGAGCACCGTGTGCAGCAACGTCGTCAGCTCGGCTTCGAAGTTCGGCCGCGCTGCCACCCGGCGGGTCCGGGCCAGGTCGTTAGCGATCGTTAACGCCGCGTGCACCGTGATTTTCGCTTCGCGCGGTGGCAGCTCGGGGCGGACCGTCGACAGCAGCGTCACCCACTGGGCCACGTAATCCCGTTGGATCCGCAGCAAATCCGCCTTGTCGCGGTCCGGCATCGTCACGCGGTCCGCCGAGAACGACACCAGCA of the Amycolatopsis sp. NBC_01488 genome contains:
- a CDS encoding acyl-CoA dehydrogenase family protein, coding for MINLEVPQKAGALINQAYQAAAEVFRPISRKYDRAEHTYPAELDMFAALLDGLNSSGEGGAGAAGVRRSGSDDAEKGNRNGANLNVVLGTIEMCWGDVGLLLSMPRQGLGNAAIGSVATDEQLERFSGMWAAMAITEPAFGSDSAAVSTTARLDGDHYVLNGEKIFVTSGERADAVVVWATLDKSKGRAAIKSFVVEKGTPGFEVVRVEHKLGIRASDTAVLRFENCRVPKENLLGTPEIDTAKGFAGVMQTFDNTRPLVAAMAIGVARAALDETRTILADAGVPIDYDRPANSQHAAAAEFLRLEADYESAYLLTLESAWMADNRKPNSLQASMAKAKAGRSVVEIALKCVELTGAYGEESLLEKWARDAKILDIFEGTQQIQQLIVARRILGKSSAELK
- a CDS encoding acyl-CoA dehydrogenase family protein; this translates as MGWGLSALTRLAGSKVVDRAGLRKPIEGLVTAGTRNGFRVAGAATRSFKSVQKLGKPARLAPSPDTGLFDLTPSEDQQLIVETVTEFAAEQLRPAAADADAKLEAPEGLLARAAELGISLVGIPEELGGVGTERSVVTNALVAEALAHGDLGLAVAVLAPSAVSTALVSWGDEQQQADYLPAFVGENVPAAALALQEQKALYDPFKPETKARRTPKGYQLDGVKSLVPRAAQAELFIVSADLEGRGPALFLVESSNAGVTIEAEPAMGLRGAATGKLHLEKVSLPAGALLGGGKLDVFTDVVRLSRLGWAALAAGTAKAVLDYVVPYVNERVAFGEPISHRQAVAFSVADIAIELEGLRLVTLRAAARAEQGKSYAREVALARKLAVDKGMQIGSAGVQLLGGHGFVKEHPVERWYRDLRAIGVMEGAVLL
- a CDS encoding low temperature requirement protein A, which produces MPTRRLHLVSADEDHRVSTIELFFDLVFVYAITQTTQLMADHLSPVGVGQGLAMLAVLWWCWCSYAWLGNTIHVDHGIARLAMFGAMAVMFLVSLTIPEAFVDHPGGLFAPVLFVVCYALVRLLHLVAYLGAARHDPGLRRVLLKMFAGLLPSVVLLGVSTALSGPWQLGLWVVALLADYLNVYLSGPEGWRLNSPAHFAERFGLIVIIALGESIVAIGIGIGPLPMSWLVAGAAVCGLALAAGMWWTYFDVVARVSEHRLTRATGIERTKLATDSYTFLHLPLIAGIVLVALGLKKAFLYIADTEHHSPGEALHGVPIWTLTGGLALYLVALSSLRKRNLGSWNVQRLVVAILVVAATPLLEHVPAAALLLVVAGLVLGLIGFERVTFARWRQEVHRTHS
- a CDS encoding acetyl/propionyl/methylcrotonyl-CoA carboxylase subunit alpha, with translation MFDSVLVANRGEIAVRVIRTLRALGIRAVAVYSDADADARHVHEADTAVRIGPAEAARSYLSIPAIVDAAVSSGAQAVHPGYGFLAENAEFARACEAAGLVFIGPPVAAIDAMGDKIRAKATVSKAGVPVVPGASDVDIPDGDFAAAAAGVGYPLLIKPSAGGGGKGMRLVHAPDELDAAIESARREAKSSFGDDTLLLERFVTTPRHIEIQVMADTHGNVLHLGERECSLQRRHQKIIEEAPSVLLDAATREKMGTAAAEAARSVGYVGAGTVEFIMSAHDPDEFFFMEMNTRLQVEHPVTELVTGLDLVEWQVRVAAGERLSFAQDDVVLNGHAVEARVYAEDPARGFIPTGGTVLAVHEPSGDGVRVDSWMTRGAVIGSNYDPMLAKVIAWGPDRASALHRLDRALADTALLGVGTNTAFLRGLLADDDVRAGRLDTELVDRRLSTLVSSDVPAEFFVAAALDRLLELQPSGSVVDPWDVPDGWRMGGSGGVTFRLKSGQAKAVVRVQGTPSDATVFVDDAEPVQVSARRDGSTLEIRHAGGFHRYRQACGPDRTVWLARDGLSFPFGEQEFVLSSRGEAAGAGPVTSPMPGTVLVVKVAAGDVVQAGTPLLVVEAMKMEHTVTAPTDGVVSELPVRAGQQVALDETLAVVTPQEEQQ
- a CDS encoding GNAT family N-acetyltransferase gives rise to the protein MDNTVIRSGDSGDADTLLRFFDEAVEWLVARGSAKQWGTEPWSRVPKRVERVKGMAADPGLRIAVVDGEPAGALIVSEEHDPHVPAVDERELYVRLLITSRRFAGRRVGGRLVEYALDEARRRGIDLVRVDCWAGGDGELQRYYESQGFKPTVRFHVEDWVGQVLEQRVG
- a CDS encoding acyl-CoA dehydrogenase family protein, with protein sequence MIDFRLDEEYEALRKTVEDFAHAEVAPVIGELYEKEEFPYAIVAKMGEMGLFGLPFPEEFGGMGGDYFALCLALEELARVDSSVAITLEAGVSLGAMPIFRFGTQEQKEKWLPSLCEGTALGGFGLTEPGGGSDAGATRTRATVDGDTWVINGSKAFITNSGTDITRLVTVTAVTDVMENGRKEISAIIVPSGTPGFEVAPKYSKVGWNCSDTHELSFSDVRVPAENLVGTRGRGYAQFLSILDEGRVAIAALSVGLAQGCVDECLQYVKDRVAFGKRIGEYQAIQFKIADMEVRTHTARLAYYQAASKMLRGEPFKKEASIAKLVASNAAMDNARDATQIFGGYGFMNEFPVSRFYRDAKILEIGEGTSEVQKMLISRHLGVA
- a CDS encoding SDR family oxidoreductase, with amino-acid sequence MAEELAGKVVVITGGGQGIGAATASALARLGARVVIGDLDQVRAEKTAGDLDAEALPLDVTDIRGFTAFLDEVERRHGRIDVLINNAGIMPLGELEAESDATTRAQLEINLHAVIHGTREAMKRMRPRRSGHIVNVASFAGKAGFPGAATYCATKHAVVGLSEAVHLELHGSGVHVSCVLPAIVRTELASGLGEARFFKSSRPEDVADAIVSTLRKPRFEVFVPRSVGTMGKLTRLLPRRAGEALARALKADRLLASAAHSPARADYEARAAESAPGAGTE
- a CDS encoding alpha/beta fold hydrolase; this encodes MVSPPARLAAAASNVVGKVLHGGVADLRPMPRVLIDQGPNRSVYRMTHSSRPVSGPPILLVPPLAAPAICFDLRRGCSLLEHLVEGGRNAYLVDYGMVAFSDRRLGIEHWIDEVLPRAIRKVSADAGGQPVHLVSWSLGGIFSLLVNADQPNLPIASITAIGSPVDFTAIPIVAPFRPLVDLTNGHLLTPIYRAFGGAPSYLVSRVFRATGISKEITKPIAILSHLDDRDYLAQIEAVDHFMSNMYAYPGRTFGQLYHRLFRTNDLAEGKVDLNGRIISLSSVRVPTLVVAGENDTIAPRPSVERVVELLDKAPEVRFKTAPGGHLGVLTGRKARGTTWRYLDEFLDDQIS
- a CDS encoding effector-associated domain 2-containing protein, whose translation is MAVDIAGYNNPSRTMAHLREVHEGLWSVLKGSFAETGVPWDVCFVENTGDGAMILLPPEIAKADLVAQLPERLHAELRRYNAVHSEPARIQLRVALNAGEVQRGGQGAVGKAISATFRVLDAPAAKAAQKATGADLALLASDTFYHDVVAEDPAAAAGDYARIPVSVKETSTVAWLRLLGVPKERPQTPSASVPDFTALVEALMDVQCVRNSDSRRLLLEMFPRREIASQVSYYPQDRLHVIALATTCLRFAGGLRCLLDVVLTIDPHSPEVARLAEVIDRWPEDH